In one Bradyrhizobium sp. 4 genomic region, the following are encoded:
- a CDS encoding OmpA family protein, with protein sequence MTNLRFVLLATTALTAMQFASSASHAQGAPPLVVAQAQPQETGPDGKPKQPPKGPPAAAPPAAPARPAAPPPAAAPPHPPAAPPPAAAPPRPAAPPPPPPPPAARPAPPPPPPPPAAPKPPSPPPAAAPQQHAPPPAPPAARPAPTPPAPPPAAAPQQHAPTPPPPTPPAARPAPTPPPAPAPAPQQHAPTAPPPPAAGPSGRPAPAPTATPPASAAPAARPATPAAPTATPAPTATPAPTATPAPGSTPPTGRPGAPPPGGRPGAPPAAGSATPAPGATPAPTTTPTPGGAPTPLPGRPGAGPTPAPGATPAPAATPTPGQQGGTPPAGAPAAGAPPTQPQAGAPPRPPAPPAGAAAPSTVPGSAAATPPPNRAQYATPTVAPAFRAAPTTTTPLPPPPRPPQRDLTPLAIGAGVVAGAVIGATIADYRNQRRESIEGGRTVYTEPDRIIIRDPGGQTYVRGNDLYRFRYGARDIRTETVGADTRTVVIRPDGSQIITVVGQDGRLLRRIRRDPAGRELVIIDNSYRDPRSVGGFYVDAPPPVVNMPYDRYIVDAQEASPDVIYETMVAPPVQRVDRRYTLDEIRYSPNVRMQMPSIDLNTINFETGSWTIPPDQAAKLQSIADGLNRAIQANPRVVFLIEGHTDAVGNDVDNLSLSDRRAQSAAELLTQQFGVPSENLTSQGYGEQYLKEQTQGPSAINRRVTVRNITPLLNGGQASLPPPPPGTAPPR encoded by the coding sequence ATGACCAACCTTCGTTTCGTGCTGCTTGCCACCACGGCTCTGACCGCGATGCAATTCGCAAGCTCCGCATCGCATGCACAAGGCGCGCCGCCGCTCGTCGTCGCGCAGGCGCAGCCACAAGAGACCGGCCCTGACGGAAAACCGAAGCAGCCGCCGAAGGGACCGCCAGCGGCCGCGCCGCCTGCGGCGCCCGCGCGCCCGGCCGCACCGCCGCCCGCAGCTGCACCGCCCCATCCGCCCGCGGCACCTCCGCCGGCTGCCGCACCGCCGCGCCCAGCAGCTCCGCCGCCACCTCCGCCGCCACCTGCGGCCCGTCCGGCACCGCCACCGCCCCCACCGCCGCCTGCGGCTCCGAAGCCGCCTTCGCCGCCCCCGGCTGCGGCTCCGCAACAGCATGCGCCGCCTCCTGCACCGCCCGCGGCACGCCCGGCTCCCACGCCCCCGGCACCGCCGCCCGCCGCGGCTCCGCAGCAGCACGCACCCACACCTCCGCCTCCGACGCCGCCCGCGGCTCGTCCGGCTCCCACACCACCGCCCGCTCCCGCTCCCGCTCCGCAGCAGCACGCACCGACAGCTCCGCCGCCTCCTGCGGCCGGTCCTTCGGGACGGCCTGCGCCTGCGCCGACAGCAACGCCTCCGGCATCTGCTGCTCCCGCAGCGCGCCCGGCAACGCCTGCTGCCCCGACCGCCACGCCTGCTCCGACAGCAACGCCTGCACCGACCGCAACGCCAGCTCCGGGAAGCACGCCGCCGACTGGCCGCCCCGGTGCGCCGCCCCCCGGCGGACGTCCCGGCGCGCCTCCGGCTGCTGGATCAGCGACACCTGCTCCGGGCGCCACGCCCGCGCCGACGACTACCCCGACCCCCGGTGGCGCTCCGACGCCCCTGCCCGGACGTCCCGGTGCGGGACCCACGCCCGCTCCTGGCGCGACCCCGGCTCCAGCCGCGACGCCAACCCCCGGTCAGCAGGGAGGAACGCCTCCTGCCGGCGCGCCCGCTGCCGGAGCTCCGCCGACCCAGCCGCAGGCAGGCGCCCCGCCCCGGCCGCCGGCTCCCCCCGCTGGCGCGGCGGCACCGAGCACCGTCCCGGGCTCGGCGGCTGCGACCCCGCCACCCAACAGGGCACAATACGCGACGCCCACCGTTGCGCCGGCCTTCCGCGCCGCCCCGACCACGACCACGCCTCTGCCGCCACCGCCGCGTCCGCCGCAGCGTGACCTGACGCCGCTCGCGATCGGTGCAGGTGTCGTCGCCGGTGCCGTGATCGGCGCCACCATCGCCGACTACCGCAACCAGCGCCGCGAAAGCATCGAAGGCGGTCGCACCGTCTACACCGAGCCGGACCGCATCATCATCCGCGATCCGGGCGGGCAGACATACGTCCGCGGCAACGATCTCTATCGCTTCCGCTATGGCGCCCGCGACATCCGCACCGAGACTGTCGGTGCCGATACCCGCACCGTGGTGATCCGTCCCGACGGCAGCCAGATCATTACGGTTGTCGGTCAGGATGGGCGGCTGCTGCGTCGAATCCGCAGGGACCCTGCCGGGCGCGAGCTCGTCATCATCGACAACAGCTACCGCGATCCGCGGTCGGTCGGCGGCTTCTATGTCGACGCGCCGCCTCCGGTCGTCAACATGCCCTACGATCGTTATATCGTCGACGCCCAGGAAGCGTCGCCGGACGTGATCTACGAGACGATGGTGGCGCCGCCGGTGCAACGGGTGGATCGTCGCTACACGCTCGACGAGATCCGCTACAGCCCCAATGTTCGCATGCAAATGCCGAGCATCGACCTCAACACGATCAACTTCGAAACGGGATCGTGGACCATCCCACCGGACCAGGCGGCGAAGCTGCAGTCGATCGCCGACGGTCTCAACCGTGCGATCCAGGCCAATCCGCGTGTGGTGTTCCTGATCGAAGGTCACACCGACGCGGTTGGCAACGACGTCGACAATTTGTCATTGTCGGATCGTCGTGCGCAGTCCGCGGCCGAATTGCTGACCCAGCAATTCGGTGTGCCGTCTGAGAACCTGACGTCGCAGGGCTACGGCGAGCAGTATCTGAAGGAGCAGACGCAAGGGCCGAGCGCGATCAACCGCCGCGTCACCGTCCGCAACATCACGCCGCTGCTCAACGGTGGCCAGGCCTCGCTGCCGCCGCCCCCGCCCGGCACCGCGCCGCCGCGCTGA
- a CDS encoding pyridoxamine 5'-phosphate oxidase family protein, whose protein sequence is MANDNAREVDRVWDLMKTIGFAMLVTRDGDKLRARPMSAYLDRNADTIYFLTDARRHKDEEIARNPSINLSFADASSQKYVSLTGTAVVSNDRAKIKELFSTPAKAWWDSAEDPNIRVLKVAPDDAEFWDSPGTVISYVKMAAAAVTNTRPDLGDNRKVSM, encoded by the coding sequence ATGGCCAACGACAATGCCCGCGAGGTCGATCGCGTATGGGATCTGATGAAGACGATCGGATTCGCGATGCTGGTGACGCGCGATGGAGACAAGCTCCGCGCGCGGCCGATGAGCGCCTATCTCGACCGCAACGCGGACACGATATATTTCCTCACCGACGCGCGGCGTCACAAGGACGAGGAGATCGCGCGCAATCCGTCCATCAACCTGTCGTTCGCGGATGCGAGCAGCCAGAAATACGTGTCGCTGACCGGCACTGCCGTCGTCTCCAACGACCGTGCGAAGATCAAGGAGCTGTTCTCGACGCCGGCCAAGGCGTGGTGGGACTCTGCGGAAGATCCCAACATCCGCGTGCTCAAGGTCGCGCCCGACGATGCCGAGTTCTGGGACTCGCCCGGCACCGTGATCTCCTATGTGAAGATGGCGGCCGCGGCAGTGACCAACACGCGGCCCGATCTCGGCGACAACCGCAAGGTCTCGATGTAA
- a CDS encoding VOC family protein has protein sequence MIDHMGFPVSDYERAKAFYAKALAPLGYSLIMEVTQEQTGHDPAAGFGADGKPDFWIGGEGALNKPVHVAILAKDRATVDAFYKAAIAAGGRDNGPPGIRAHYHPTYYGAFVLDPDGHNIEAVCHAPE, from the coding sequence ATGATCGACCATATGGGATTCCCGGTCTCCGACTATGAGCGCGCCAAGGCGTTCTACGCCAAGGCATTGGCCCCGCTCGGCTACAGCCTGATCATGGAGGTCACGCAGGAGCAGACCGGACACGATCCGGCCGCCGGCTTCGGCGCCGACGGCAAGCCGGATTTCTGGATCGGCGGCGAGGGCGCGCTGAACAAGCCGGTGCATGTCGCGATCCTGGCAAAGGACCGCGCCACGGTGGATGCGTTCTACAAGGCGGCGATTGCGGCGGGCGGGCGCGACAACGGGCCGCCCGGCATTCGGGCGCATTATCACCCGACCTATTACGGCGCCTTCGTGCTCGACCCTGACGGCCACAACATCGAGGCGGTTTGCCACGCGCCGGAATAG
- a CDS encoding FkbM family methyltransferase yields MATDNAPSSAPFGAFAPNAAQAAIIRLATQSRLKRGAFRPWLSRLVNLLRGGPVDVEYQGASFRFYHQGSATERGALFNPDYNLDELDFLRQHTAEGGVFVDVGANVGTFALVMARQVGPSGKVVAIEPHPTTFGRLSFNQAASQATQVRLVQAAAGDSDGELMIESGGGNLGATHVVTGTASAEAIKVPSLRLTRILDEAGVTKVDALKIDVEGFEDRVLIGFFRDAPQSLWPRAVVIEHLSQKDWREDCIADMVARGFVVARKTRSNTFLSR; encoded by the coding sequence TTGGCGACCGACAATGCCCCTTCGTCCGCGCCGTTCGGCGCGTTTGCGCCGAACGCGGCGCAGGCCGCGATCATTCGCCTCGCGACACAATCGCGGCTGAAGCGCGGCGCGTTCCGGCCCTGGTTGTCGCGATTGGTGAACCTGCTGCGCGGTGGTCCCGTCGACGTGGAGTACCAGGGCGCATCGTTCCGCTTCTATCACCAGGGCAGCGCGACCGAGCGCGGCGCGCTGTTCAATCCCGATTACAATCTCGACGAGCTCGATTTCCTGCGCCAGCACACCGCGGAGGGCGGCGTGTTCGTCGACGTCGGCGCCAATGTCGGCACTTTCGCGCTGGTGATGGCGCGACAGGTCGGGCCATCGGGGAAAGTGGTCGCGATCGAGCCGCATCCGACGACGTTTGGACGGCTCTCGTTCAACCAGGCCGCGTCACAAGCGACGCAGGTGCGCCTGGTGCAGGCGGCCGCTGGCGACAGCGACGGCGAGCTGATGATCGAGAGCGGGGGCGGCAATCTCGGCGCTACGCATGTCGTCACCGGCACGGCCAGCGCGGAGGCGATCAAAGTGCCCTCGCTGCGGTTGACGCGCATTCTCGACGAGGCCGGCGTCACCAAGGTGGACGCGTTGAAGATCGACGTCGAGGGGTTTGAGGATCGCGTGCTGATCGGCTTCTTCCGCGACGCGCCGCAATCGCTATGGCCGCGCGCGGTGGTGATCGAGCATTTGTCACAAAAGGATTGGCGGGAAGATTGTATCGCTGACATGGTCGCGCGCGGTTTTGTGGTTGCGCGCAAGACGCGGAGCAATACGTTCCTGTCGCGCTGA
- a CDS encoding ABC transporter ATP-binding protein/permease has translation MQKPAGKRESGKKPPIVEIVGETGEEVAPPPPELVEPDPALSPEEAEQARKDYLLTRFWISARGFWGRNGDRLAWLYSIGLGVLIVLTVGFQYGINVWNRAIFDAIEKREASTVFHLTAVFFPLAIGSIVLGVAQVFARMGIQRRWRAWLTASVLTRWLGNGRYYQLNLVSGDHKNPEYRIAEDLRVATDSPVDFLAGVTSALLSAVTFIVVLWTIGGALTVTLAGSSVTIPGFLVIAAMLYAGIASGSILVIGRQFVQVSEDKNQAEADFRYTLTRVRENGESIALLGGEEEERDGIDRNFTNVLRQWARLAGQHMRTTLVSQGSSLVAPVVPLLLCAPKFLDGSMTLGQVMQAASAFTIVQSAFGWLVDNYPRLADWNACARRIASLMMSLDGLERAEQGDGIGRIKRGETSNDAMLELNDLSVTLDDGTAVVGETEVVVEAGERLLVAGESGTGKSTLVRAIAGLWPWGGGSVNFHPDRRLFMLPQRPYVPSGSLRRAVAYPGAEDDWTVEEIGEALHKVGLDHLKEKIEEDAPWDQTLSGGEKQRLAFARLLLHSPDIVVLDEATSALDEKSQDKMMKMITDELPKATIVSVAHRVELEAFHSRKIVLERRKGGAKLVSDIELIPRKGKRKLLGRFLRQRKPPKKAA, from the coding sequence ATGCAAAAGCCGGCCGGAAAGCGCGAATCGGGCAAGAAGCCGCCCATTGTCGAAATCGTCGGCGAGACCGGCGAGGAAGTGGCTCCGCCGCCGCCCGAGCTGGTCGAGCCCGACCCGGCGCTGTCGCCCGAAGAGGCCGAGCAGGCCCGCAAGGACTATCTCCTCACCCGCTTCTGGATCAGCGCGCGCGGCTTCTGGGGCCGCAACGGCGACCGGCTGGCATGGCTCTACTCCATCGGCCTCGGCGTGCTGATCGTCCTGACCGTCGGTTTCCAATACGGCATCAACGTCTGGAATCGGGCGATCTTCGACGCGATCGAGAAGCGCGAGGCGTCCACCGTCTTCCATCTCACCGCGGTGTTCTTCCCGCTCGCGATCGGCAGCATCGTGCTCGGCGTGGCACAAGTGTTCGCGCGCATGGGCATCCAGCGGCGCTGGCGAGCCTGGCTGACGGCAAGCGTGCTGACGCGCTGGCTCGGCAATGGCCGCTATTACCAGCTCAATCTCGTCAGCGGCGACCATAAGAATCCGGAATACCGGATCGCGGAGGATCTGCGCGTCGCGACCGATTCGCCGGTGGATTTTCTCGCCGGCGTGACGTCTGCGCTGCTGTCGGCCGTGACCTTCATCGTCGTGCTCTGGACCATCGGCGGTGCGCTCACCGTCACGCTTGCGGGATCGTCGGTCACCATTCCCGGCTTCCTGGTGATCGCCGCGATGCTTTATGCGGGAATCGCCTCGGGCTCGATCCTGGTGATCGGCCGCCAATTCGTGCAGGTCTCCGAGGACAAGAACCAGGCCGAGGCCGATTTTCGCTACACGCTGACGCGCGTGCGCGAGAACGGCGAGAGCATCGCGCTGCTCGGTGGCGAGGAGGAAGAGCGCGACGGCATCGACCGCAATTTCACCAACGTGCTTCGGCAATGGGCGCGGCTGGCGGGTCAGCACATGCGCACCACGCTGGTGTCGCAGGGATCGAGCCTCGTTGCTCCCGTGGTCCCTCTTCTGCTCTGCGCGCCAAAATTCCTCGACGGCAGCATGACGCTGGGTCAGGTGATGCAGGCGGCTTCCGCCTTTACCATCGTGCAGAGCGCGTTCGGTTGGCTGGTCGACAATTATCCGCGGCTCGCCGACTGGAATGCCTGCGCTCGCCGCATCGCATCGCTGATGATGTCGCTCGACGGTCTCGAGCGCGCCGAGCAGGGCGACGGAATCGGCCGCATCAAGCGCGGCGAGACCAGCAACGATGCCATGCTGGAGCTGAACGATCTCTCCGTCACGCTCGACGACGGCACCGCCGTGGTCGGCGAGACCGAGGTGGTGGTCGAGGCTGGCGAGCGGCTGCTGGTGGCCGGCGAATCCGGCACCGGCAAGAGCACGCTGGTGCGCGCCATCGCCGGGCTCTGGCCGTGGGGCGGCGGCAGCGTCAATTTCCATCCCGACCGGCGGCTGTTCATGCTGCCGCAGCGACCCTACGTGCCGTCAGGCTCCTTGCGCCGCGCGGTCGCCTATCCCGGCGCGGAAGACGACTGGACCGTGGAGGAGATCGGCGAGGCCCTGCACAAGGTCGGTCTCGACCATCTCAAGGAGAAGATCGAGGAAGACGCACCGTGGGACCAGACGCTGTCCGGCGGCGAGAAGCAGCGCCTGGCCTTCGCGCGACTGTTGCTGCACAGCCCTGACATCGTCGTGCTCGACGAGGCGACCTCGGCGCTCGACGAGAAGAGCCAGGACAAGATGATGAAGATGATCACCGACGAGCTGCCGAAGGCCACCATCGTCAGCGTCGCGCATCGCGTCGAGCTGGAAGCCTTCCACAGCCGCAAGATCGTGCTGGAGCGCCGCAAGGGCGGCGCAAAGCTCGTCAGCGACATCGAGCTGATCCCGCGCAAGGGCAAGCGCAAGCTGCTCGGCCGCTTCCTGAGGCAGCGCAAGCCGCCGAAAAAGGCGGCGTGA
- a CDS encoding hybrid sensor histidine kinase/response regulator, which produces MQGAQRNSLRLLQWMMAASLALPIALFAIAASISYTSTKAIADREIERTLDVAHEHALKVFETIDRSLAEINEVVRGMPDDIIRAREPALHRRLKQLTDSLPQLKSAWIFDADGKSLVNSLASPPPAQSFADRDYFAAHVDQSIGSYIGVPLTPRQPYQGARFFGVSRRRGSDDGSFIGVIQASVLPEYFESFYARIGSDAGSFVAMGRTDGVVLAHLPRLDRDLRLDPNGPVGRSIAAHPEHGLITIAWPSDEVERRIGYRRIAEYPIYVSAGLETSAIRARWFATMGQHLVFGIPATALLFLLLAFAFRRTQHLQAEAAARREAEDALKHSQRLEALGQLTGGVAHDFNNLLTVIRASVDLLNRPQLSEERRQRYITAIADAVGRAAKLTSQLLAFARRQTLKPEVFDVGARLQSLHDMLATLLGPAIEIAMRLPAEPCLVNADASQFETALINMATNARDAMHGKGRIVFEVEAAATIADTRAPVSGNPDLSGHHELPGKHGFVGIAVSDTGIGIPAARLGRIFEPFFTTKQVGHGTGLGLSQVFGFARQSGGEVTVTSEVGHGSTFALYLPRVAPHLLPQRQAPNTAPAVAGSGISVLLVEDNIELANFAADGLTELGYSITLVDNATDALAELVMDSDRFDVVFSDIVMPGMTGLDLAQAVRDRGIGVPVVLTTGYSEAMSQDGNVDFELVQKPYAIDQLSRALHRLARRRRVRNGAAE; this is translated from the coding sequence GTGCAGGGCGCACAACGCAACTCGCTGAGATTGCTGCAGTGGATGATGGCTGCGTCCCTGGCGCTGCCCATTGCACTGTTCGCGATCGCCGCCTCGATCTCCTACACCTCGACCAAAGCCATCGCCGACCGCGAGATCGAGCGCACCCTCGATGTCGCGCACGAGCACGCGCTCAAGGTGTTCGAGACCATCGACCGCAGCCTCGCCGAGATCAACGAGGTGGTGCGCGGCATGCCCGACGACATCATCCGCGCGCGCGAGCCGGCCCTGCACCGCCGCCTGAAGCAGCTGACCGATTCGCTGCCGCAGCTGAAATCGGCATGGATCTTCGATGCGGACGGAAAGTCGCTGGTCAACAGCCTGGCCTCGCCGCCGCCGGCACAGAGCTTTGCGGACCGTGACTATTTTGCGGCCCATGTCGATCAGAGCATCGGCAGCTACATCGGTGTTCCCCTGACGCCGCGTCAGCCCTATCAGGGCGCGCGCTTCTTCGGGGTCAGCCGCCGCCGCGGCTCCGACGACGGCAGCTTCATCGGCGTGATCCAGGCCTCCGTCCTGCCGGAATATTTCGAGAGCTTTTACGCCAGGATCGGCTCCGATGCCGGCAGCTTCGTCGCCATGGGACGCACCGACGGCGTGGTGCTGGCGCATCTTCCACGGCTGGACCGCGACCTCAGGCTCGATCCTAACGGGCCGGTCGGCCGGAGCATCGCAGCTCATCCCGAGCATGGCCTCATCACCATCGCCTGGCCATCGGACGAGGTCGAGCGGCGCATCGGCTACCGACGCATCGCCGAATATCCGATCTATGTCAGCGCGGGGTTGGAGACCTCGGCAATCCGCGCACGCTGGTTCGCCACCATGGGCCAGCATCTGGTATTCGGCATTCCCGCCACCGCGCTGCTGTTTCTGCTGCTGGCGTTCGCGTTCCGGCGCACCCAGCATCTCCAGGCCGAGGCCGCCGCGCGGCGCGAAGCCGAGGATGCGCTCAAGCACAGCCAGCGCCTGGAGGCGCTCGGCCAGCTCACCGGCGGCGTCGCGCACGACTTCAACAACCTCCTGACCGTGATTCGCGCCTCGGTCGATCTGCTGAACCGGCCGCAACTGAGCGAGGAGCGGCGCCAGCGCTACATCACTGCCATCGCGGACGCGGTCGGGCGCGCAGCAAAGCTGACCTCGCAGCTGCTCGCCTTCGCGCGGCGCCAGACCTTGAAGCCGGAAGTGTTCGACGTCGGCGCGCGGCTGCAGTCACTGCACGACATGCTCGCGACGCTGCTCGGGCCCGCGATCGAAATCGCGATGCGGCTGCCGGCCGAGCCCTGTCTCGTCAATGCCGATGCAAGCCAGTTCGAGACGGCGTTGATCAACATGGCGACCAATGCGCGCGATGCCATGCACGGCAAGGGCAGGATCGTTTTCGAGGTCGAGGCCGCGGCGACAATTGCGGACACGCGGGCTCCCGTCTCGGGCAACCCTGATCTTTCAGGTCACCATGAGCTTCCTGGCAAACATGGCTTCGTCGGTATTGCCGTCAGTGACACCGGCATCGGCATTCCGGCTGCGCGGCTCGGGCGCATCTTCGAGCCGTTCTTCACCACCAAGCAGGTCGGCCACGGCACCGGTCTCGGCCTGTCGCAGGTGTTCGGCTTCGCCCGCCAGTCCGGCGGCGAGGTGACAGTCACCAGCGAGGTAGGCCACGGCAGCACCTTCGCGCTCTACCTGCCGCGCGTGGCGCCGCATTTGCTGCCGCAGCGGCAGGCACCGAACACGGCTCCGGCCGTGGCCGGCAGCGGCATATCGGTGCTGCTGGTCGAGGACAATATCGAGCTCGCCAATTTCGCGGCCGACGGCCTCACCGAGCTCGGCTACAGCATCACGCTGGTCGACAATGCAACCGACGCACTCGCCGAGCTGGTCATGGATTCCGATCGCTTCGATGTCGTCTTCTCGGACATCGTGATGCCCGGTATGACCGGGCTCGATCTCGCGCAGGCGGTCCGCGACCGCGGCATCGGCGTGCCGGTGGTGCTGACCACCGGCTACAGCGAGGCGATGTCCCAGGATGGCAATGTCGATTTCGAACTCGTGCAAAAGCCCTACGCGATCGATCAGCTATCGCGCGCGCTGCACCGGCTCGCACGTCGCCGCCGGGTCCGCAACGGCGCCGCCGAATGA
- a CDS encoding succinate dehydrogenase iron-sulfur subunit, which produces MVEFALPKNSKISGGKTWPKPAGATETREFRVYRWNPDDGKNPSVDTYYVDTHDCGPMVLDGLIWIKNNIDPSLTFRRSCREGVCGSCAMNIDGQNTLACTRSMHDVKDGAVKINPLPHQPVVKDLIPDLTNFYAQYASVEPWLKTTSPTPQKEWKQSHEDREKLDGLYECILCACCSTSCPSYWWNSERYLGPAALLQANRWVSDSRDEATGERLDNLEDPFRLYRCHTIMNCAKACPKGLNPAEAIAELKLKMVERQI; this is translated from the coding sequence ATGGTTGAATTCGCACTTCCGAAGAACTCCAAGATTTCAGGCGGCAAGACCTGGCCGAAGCCCGCGGGCGCGACTGAAACTCGCGAATTCCGCGTCTATCGCTGGAACCCGGACGACGGCAAGAATCCGAGCGTCGACACCTATTACGTCGACACCCATGATTGCGGGCCGATGGTGCTGGACGGCCTGATCTGGATCAAGAACAACATCGACCCGTCGCTGACCTTCCGCCGCTCCTGCCGCGAAGGCGTCTGCGGCTCCTGCGCGATGAACATCGACGGCCAGAACACACTGGCCTGCACCCGCTCGATGCACGACGTGAAGGACGGCGCGGTGAAGATCAATCCGCTGCCGCACCAGCCTGTCGTGAAGGACCTCATCCCCGACCTCACCAATTTCTATGCGCAGTACGCTTCGGTCGAGCCGTGGCTGAAGACGACCTCGCCGACGCCGCAGAAGGAATGGAAGCAGAGCCACGAGGACCGCGAGAAGCTCGACGGGCTCTACGAGTGCATCCTCTGCGCCTGCTGCTCGACCTCGTGCCCGAGCTATTGGTGGAACAGCGAGCGCTATCTCGGTCCCGCCGCGCTGCTCCAGGCCAACCGCTGGGTGTCGGATTCGCGGGATGAAGCCACCGGCGAGCGGCTCGACAATCTCGAGGATCCGTTCCGCCTCTATCGCTGCCACACCATCATGAACTGCGCCAAAGCCTGCCCGAAGGGCCTCAACCCGGCGGAAGCCATCGCAGAGCTCAAGCTCAAGATGGTCGAGCGCCAGATCTAG
- the sdhA gene encoding succinate dehydrogenase flavoprotein subunit, which produces MATETNGKGNGAPATNGKAYPIEDHTYDVVVVGAGGAGLRAVVGCSEAGLRTACITKVFPTRSHTVAAQGGISASLGNMHKDDWRWHMYDTVKGSDWLGDQDAIEYMVRNAPEAVYELEHWGVPFSRTEDGKIYQRPFGGMTMDYGKGQAQRTCAAADRTGHAMLHTMYGQSLRHAAEFFIEFFAIDLIMDDQGTCRGVIALKLDDGTLHRFRAQSVILATGGYGRAYASCTSAHTCTGDGGGMVLRAGLPMQDMEFVQFHPTGIYGSGCLVTEGARGEGGYLVNSEGERFMERYAPSAKDLASRDVVSRAMTIEIREGRGVGKKKDHIFLHLDHLDPAVLAERLPGISESAKIFANVDVTREPIPIVPTVHYNMGGIPTNYHGEVLTKKDGDDNAIIPGLMAIGEAACVSVHGANRLGSNSLIDLVVFGRAAALRLAEKLTPNASQPELPANSSDLALGRLDHYRYASGGTPTAKLREGMQHVMQNNCAVFRTGDILSEGQNLIEKVHSGITDIAVSDRSLVWNSDLIETLEFDNLIAQAVVTMNSAANRTESRGAHAREDFSERDDKNWMKHTLAWLEDSGKVKIEYRPVHDYTMTNDVQYIPPKARVY; this is translated from the coding sequence ATGGCCACAGAGACCAATGGCAAGGGCAACGGCGCTCCCGCCACCAACGGCAAAGCCTATCCGATCGAAGACCACACCTATGATGTCGTCGTGGTCGGCGCCGGCGGCGCGGGCCTGCGCGCCGTGGTCGGCTGCAGCGAAGCCGGTCTTCGGACCGCCTGCATCACCAAAGTGTTTCCGACCCGCTCGCACACCGTCGCGGCGCAGGGCGGCATCTCGGCGTCGCTCGGCAACATGCACAAGGACGACTGGCGCTGGCACATGTACGACACCGTGAAGGGGTCGGATTGGCTGGGCGACCAGGATGCGATCGAATACATGGTGCGCAACGCGCCCGAGGCGGTCTACGAGCTCGAGCACTGGGGCGTGCCGTTCTCGCGCACCGAAGACGGCAAGATCTATCAGCGTCCGTTCGGCGGCATGACGATGGACTACGGCAAGGGCCAGGCGCAGCGCACCTGCGCCGCCGCCGACCGCACCGGCCACGCCATGCTGCACACGATGTACGGCCAGTCGCTGCGCCACGCGGCCGAGTTCTTCATCGAGTTCTTTGCCATCGACCTGATCATGGACGACCAGGGCACCTGCCGCGGCGTCATCGCGCTCAAGCTCGACGACGGCACGCTGCACCGCTTCCGCGCCCAGTCCGTAATTCTGGCGACCGGCGGCTATGGCCGCGCCTATGCGTCCTGCACCTCGGCGCACACCTGCACCGGCGATGGCGGCGGCATGGTGCTGCGCGCCGGCCTGCCGATGCAGGACATGGAGTTCGTGCAATTCCACCCGACCGGCATCTACGGCTCGGGCTGTCTCGTCACCGAAGGCGCGCGCGGCGAAGGCGGCTATCTCGTCAACTCCGAGGGCGAGCGCTTCATGGAGCGCTATGCGCCCTCCGCCAAGGATCTGGCTTCGCGTGACGTCGTCTCGCGCGCAATGACTATCGAGATCCGGGAGGGGCGCGGCGTCGGCAAGAAGAAGGACCATATCTTCCTTCATCTCGACCATCTCGATCCCGCGGTGCTGGCCGAACGCCTGCCGGGCATCTCGGAATCCGCAAAGATCTTCGCCAATGTCGACGTGACGCGCGAGCCGATCCCGATCGTGCCGACCGTGCACTACAACATGGGCGGTATCCCGACGAACTATCACGGCGAGGTGCTGACCAAGAAGGACGGCGACGACAACGCCATCATCCCGGGCCTGATGGCGATCGGCGAGGCCGCTTGCGTCTCCGTGCACGGCGCCAACCGCCTCGGCTCCAACTCGCTGATCGACCTCGTCGTGTTCGGCCGCGCCGCTGCGCTGCGCCTCGCAGAGAAGCTCACGCCGAACGCCAGCCAGCCGGAATTGCCGGCGAACTCGTCCGACCTGGCGCTCGGCCGGCTCGACCACTACCGCTACGCCTCCGGCGGCACGCCGACCGCGAAGCTGCGTGAAGGCATGCAGCACGTGATGCAGAACAATTGCGCGGTGTTCCGCACCGGCGACATCCTGAGCGAAGGCCAGAATTTGATCGAGAAGGTCCACAGCGGCATCACCGACATCGCCGTGTCCGACCGCTCGCTGGTGTGGAATTCCGACCTGATCGAGACGCTCGAATTCGACAATCTGATCGCGCAGGCGGTGGTGACGATGAACTCGGCCGCCAACCGCACCGAGAGCCGCGGCGCACATGCCCGCGAGGACTTCTCCGAGCGCGACGACAAGAACTGGATGAAGCACACGCTCGCCTGGCTGGAAGATTCCGGCAAGGTCAAGATCGAGTACCGCCCGGTTCACGACTACACCATGACCAACGACGTCCAGTACATCCCGCCGAAAGCTCGCGTTTACTAA